Within the Myxococcota bacterium genome, the region TACAGCACGACCGCGTACAGACACAAGAGCGCCGAGGCGTACGGGATCGCGCTGCCGTGCTCGTGCTCGAGGAACAGGCGCCCGAGCTCGAACGAGAACAGGATGGTCGACACGATCACCACGGGCGCCGCGAGCGCGCGCGTGCGGTCGGCGCTCCACAGCGCGAGCGAGATCGCCGGCAGGAGCAGCGCGAGCCAGGGCGTGTAGGCCTCGGGGACGAGCTCGAAGAACATCACGTGCGCCGTGACCAGCGACGCATAGCTCGCGACCAGCACTGCGGCCGGAGCCGAGCTCACGCGCGGGCCGAGCGCAGCGCGCGCGGCGAGATACAGGGCGATCACGACCACGACGCTCGCGAGCGCGAGCCACGGCGCCCACTCGGGCAGGTTCTCGTGCAAGAGCGCGTACTCGACGCCGTAGAAGTAGAACAGGGCGAGGCCGTGCACGGCCGCGCCCTCGGAGGTCAGCGGCTCGCGGTGGCGCACAGAGAACACCACGGCCGCGGCCGAGAACACCGCGAACTGCGACAGCTGGTAGAGCAGCGCGGTGGTCCACGCGCGGTGCACCGGATCGAGCATGCGGAACAGCATGTCGAACCCGACCAGCGCGAAGACGAGCGCGAGCAGGTAGGTGAGTCGCCGGCCCTCGAACACCGCGAGCACCGAGAACAGCACGCTCCAGGCCGAGAAGTAGGCCACCACGTCTTCGAGCGCGCCGCCTGCGCCGTGCACCAGGAAGGGCGCGAGATAGCTGCCCACGATGGCCAGCAGCGAGTACACGCCGTTCTCGAAGTGCAGGCCCAGCCAGACGGCGGTGAACGTGACTACGGCGATCGCGCCGTACACGAAGCCGGGCTGCCACAGGTCGTACATCGTCTGACCCGCGTACAGCGCGAGATACAGGATCGAGACACCCGCGGCGGGCAGGTAGGCAGCGTACTTGCGGTCGAGCTCGGCCAGCCTGAGCCCGGCGCCGATCAGCGCCAGGCCGCCGATGAACGCGATGCCGATCTGCCGCTCGGGCGTGAGCCAGCCCGCGTCGTAGACCAGCTTCACGAAGTAGGTCGCGGCCAGGATGAAGGCCAGGCTCGCGGCCCAGGCCAGGACCTGCGTGGCGCCGATGCCGGGCCCCGGCACACGCCGCGGCGCGGGCCGTGGGGCCGGGTGTGGCCGCTCGGCCGAAGCCGGGGGCTGCGCTGCGGCAGCCGGCTGCGGGCGAGCGCCCGAGATACCCAGGCGCGCCTCGATGCGCGCCAGCCGTTCCTCGAGCGCCGAAATCCGATCGTCGGGAAGAGTCATTCGCGCCAGCTCCCTGACTCGCAGCTCGTGTGCAGCTTCGATTCGGACGTGTGAGTGGCGAACTTGACCGGACGTGGGCTATCTACCCCTGCCCTGAGATCGGGCCGAGGTGTCGCCATGGCACGCCGAGAGTCTCACGAAGACACACCCTGCTTTCGAGCCCACCAGTAAGCGCCGCAAGGGCGCCGCAAGGGCTTCCCGAGCGAGACGCGCGTGAAGCGCGGTCTGCGCGTGGTGCACGGGAGACGTGGAGCTCGTCGAAAAGCTCGGCCGCAACG harbors:
- a CDS encoding DUF2339 domain-containing protein, yielding MTLPDDRISALEERLARIEARLGISGARPQPAAAAQPPASAERPHPAPRPAPRRVPGPGIGATQVLAWAASLAFILAATYFVKLVYDAGWLTPERQIGIAFIGGLALIGAGLRLAELDRKYAAYLPAAGVSILYLALYAGQTMYDLWQPGFVYGAIAVVTFTAVWLGLHFENGVYSLLAIVGSYLAPFLVHGAGGALEDVVAYFSAWSVLFSVLAVFEGRRLTYLLALVFALVGFDMLFRMLDPVHRAWTTALLYQLSQFAVFSAAAVVFSVRHREPLTSEGAAVHGLALFYFYGVEYALLHENLPEWAPWLALASVVVVIALYLAARAALGPRVSSAPAAVLVASYASLVTAHVMFFELVPEAYTPWLALLLPAISLALWSADRTRALAAPVVIVSTILFSFELGRLFLEHEHGSAIPYASALLCLYAVVLYLTYAWFRRGRGTDSLAPLLLYAGHVTLLTASTRIFDSGFVVSIVWAVFALALLLYAVQREERTVGQSSLVVFAASGLKVLFYDLSGRATLLRVLTLVILAVSLYAGGWLYQRMAPPDERFHPDREVNAQLNLIRRLLGQGLTNEGIADELAQRGIPYLGSAGSWSAEVVQRLRADYPLG